A part of Ignavibacteria bacterium genomic DNA contains:
- a CDS encoding DEAD/DEAH box helicase family protein, whose translation MKEIIYVYTTETYKSKNWYKIGMTNQESGSVRISQQDGTSNPEKLEKQYEVNLFGETELTAYEVEQKIHRFYERLGKRVRDNREWFEVDGGVEEIKKVIESILDNSDLHKSEIKLKPHQVQANNKINECFSSDDKRCLLAHKPRSGKTFTTIYNIKENNYKNVVILTSYPILNFQWEEVILGFKGFSNTEVIIGSGLDKIELNPDKNSIVLLSLQDVKGGEEVFEKEKFDLIKDIEFDLLVIDEVHYGVETEKTQDFLNKIKYTRMLGLSATPTRNLLCGRFSKEQIHNYTLVEEIQLKKQYPDLYPYADINFLIWNLSNGEKSELKYFSDEEQFKFDKFFRIEGDEFYYKSDIVYLFKKLIGDNSICRRDKLGTSYPFKNNREFSAVKSILLFLPNITAQYKLKELLEELESYDDFNIHITNSGEYSSKNLMKKIKRDFKSGDKRSLILAVDQLTTGITLDDCDMVALMNDWRSVDKYVQASFRCQSPREGKTNCWVLDFNAARSFELMWEYQNIISKNNGKSLTENISEWVECVNIFNRIEGEMIKVDFDGFNNEYNKAVLERPRFNYQSVILQDKLGHDNISKALMAIGIKGGSSSSDEDLNSDGIDKGKSRKSEKKSSGKGKVEEVISQAKLMEIAKALVDKTMLLSIFTYFKYDNVDDCFKALEEDNTIVSGIGELEKKMYLETLLLGMNDVDKVNLSVIKFIYDNIYDKEIINKKLYLFNQNVNLIYNSIRENPGIIIDMLANLMELVDSYLKPSNTEKRLLGEVFTPLYGKPGCVEDQLNLMDESFWRRKDVKVLDPCAGIGNYSVVLVDKFMKGLVDEFPDSEERLKWILEEIIYINEYQSKNLFIYLQLFDPENKYKMNFNRGDYLKLDIKETFGVDKFDLICTNPPYNKSNTGQGTNSGSIYQDFISKSLKESDNSIFIVPKKWSNNSFKEFRKEIIDYGISNINIIEKGDDIFSTTGVGEVSILKLAKGVNKMIVNCDFEIDLVSNRELLIDGFLFDDLSLSIINKIKSKSNKFLNELYKNPQLIKTNLLPKTNKIKKENGIEYKVRASKGKDINLNLQIEDTELKTLSFDKFKVSFEKIYGGYINGNFSQLDVLEPNFITTEGISYFEFNNKLEAENFIYFLNTKFSKYLRLIKQYDRSFTSMIFSYIPVLDFNKKWTDELLFDYFGLTEEERNIVLNYDKK comes from the coding sequence ATGAAAGAAATCATATACGTTTATACAACCGAAACATACAAATCCAAAAATTGGTATAAAATTGGAATGACTAACCAGGAATCTGGTTCTGTCCGTATTTCACAGCAAGATGGAACATCTAATCCTGAAAAATTAGAAAAACAATACGAAGTTAATCTTTTTGGAGAAACTGAACTTACTGCTTATGAAGTTGAGCAGAAAATCCACAGATTTTATGAAAGACTTGGGAAAAGAGTTAGAGATAACCGAGAATGGTTTGAAGTTGATGGTGGTGTAGAAGAAATCAAAAAGGTTATTGAATCTATCTTGGATAACTCTGACCTACACAAATCAGAAATTAAACTGAAACCACATCAAGTCCAAGCAAACAATAAAATCAATGAGTGTTTCAGTTCTGATGATAAAAGATGTTTATTAGCTCACAAACCAAGATCTGGTAAGACATTTACCACAATCTATAACATAAAAGAAAACAACTATAAGAATGTTGTCATTTTAACATCATACCCCATATTGAACTTTCAATGGGAAGAAGTTATATTAGGATTCAAAGGATTTTCAAATACTGAAGTTATTATTGGTTCTGGTTTAGATAAAATTGAACTAAATCCTGATAAAAATTCAATCGTTCTTCTATCTCTACAAGATGTTAAAGGCGGAGAAGAAGTATTTGAAAAAGAAAAGTTTGACTTAATTAAGGATATAGAGTTTGATTTACTTGTGATAGATGAAGTTCATTATGGAGTTGAGACTGAAAAAACACAAGATTTCTTAAATAAGATTAAATATACAAGAATGTTGGGTTTATCAGCAACACCAACAAGAAATCTTCTATGTGGTAGATTTTCAAAAGAACAAATTCATAATTATACTTTGGTTGAAGAGATTCAATTAAAGAAACAATATCCCGATTTGTATCCTTATGCTGATATTAACTTTCTTATTTGGAATTTATCTAATGGTGAAAAATCAGAGTTGAAATATTTTTCTGATGAGGAACAATTTAAATTTGATAAATTTTTTAGAATAGAAGGTGATGAATTTTATTACAAATCTGATATTGTTTATCTATTTAAGAAGTTAATTGGTGATAATTCTATTTGTCGTAGAGATAAATTAGGAACTTCTTATCCATTTAAAAATAATCGTGAATTCTCTGCTGTAAAATCTATCTTATTGTTCCTTCCAAATATCACCGCTCAATATAAATTGAAAGAATTATTAGAGGAGTTAGAATCATATGATGATTTTAATATACATATCACTAATAGCGGTGAATATTCTTCTAAAAATCTTATGAAGAAGATTAAAAGAGATTTCAAATCTGGTGATAAAAGGAGTTTAATTTTAGCAGTCGACCAATTAACAACCGGAATCACACTAGATGATTGTGATATGGTTGCACTAATGAATGATTGGAGATCAGTTGATAAATACGTTCAAGCGTCATTTAGATGTCAATCCCCAAGAGAAGGTAAGACAAATTGTTGGGTATTGGATTTTAATGCTGCTAGAAGTTTTGAATTGATGTGGGAATACCAGAACATCATTTCTAAAAACAATGGTAAATCACTAACCGAAAATATAAGTGAGTGGGTTGAGTGTGTAAATATCTTCAATAGAATTGAAGGCGAAATGATTAAGGTTGATTTTGATGGTTTTAACAACGAATATAATAAAGCTGTTTTAGAAAGACCTAGATTTAACTATCAATCTGTTATTTTACAAGATAAATTAGGACATGATAATATCAGTAAGGCTCTAATGGCAATTGGTATCAAAGGTGGTTCATCATCTTCTGATGAAGATTTGAATAGTGATGGTATTGATAAGGGTAAAAGTAGAAAATCTGAGAAGAAAAGTAGTGGTAAAGGAAAAGTAGAAGAAGTTATAAGTCAGGCTAAGTTAATGGAGATTGCTAAGGCATTAGTTGATAAGACTATGTTATTAAGTATATTCACTTACTTTAAGTATGATAATGTAGATGATTGTTTTAAGGCATTAGAAGAAGATAATACGATTGTTTCGGGTATTGGTGAGTTGGAAAAGAAGATGTATTTGGAAACTTTATTGTTAGGAATGAATGATGTTGATAAGGTTAATTTATCAGTTATCAAGTTCATCTATGATAATATTTATGATAAGGAGATTATCAATAAGAAGCTTTATTTATTCAACCAAAACGTAAATTTAATATATAATAGTATCAGGGAAAATCCTGGTATTATTATTGATATGTTAGCAAATTTAATGGAATTGGTGGATAGTTATTTGAAACCAAGTAATACGGAAAAAAGACTTTTGGGAGAGGTTTTTACACCACTTTATGGGAAACCTGGTTGTGTGGAAGACCAATTGAATTTAATGGATGAATCTTTTTGGAGAAGAAAGGATGTTAAAGTATTGGATCCATGTGCGGGAATTGGAAACTACTCTGTTGTTCTTGTTGATAAATTTATGAAAGGGTTAGTTGATGAATTTCCTGATAGTGAAGAAAGACTAAAATGGATTTTAGAAGAAATTATCTATATCAATGAGTATCAAAGTAAAAACTTGTTTATTTATCTTCAATTATTTGATCCTGAGAATAAATACAAGATGAATTTTAATAGAGGTGATTATTTGAAATTGGATATTAAGGAGACTTTTGGTGTTGATAAGTTTGATTTAATCTGCACAAATCCCCCTTATAATAAGTCAAATACAGGACAAGGAACAAATAGTGGATCAATTTACCAAGACTTTATATCTAAATCATTGAAGGAATCTGATAATTCAATATTCATCGTTCCAAAAAAATGGTCAAATAATTCATTTAAAGAATTTAGAAAGGAAATAATTGATTATGGTATATCAAATATTAATATAATAGAGAAAGGTGATGATATATTCTCTACAACAGGCGTTGGTGAGGTTTCCATTTTAAAACTCGCAAAAGGTGTAAATAAAATGATTGTTAATTGTGATTTTGAAATTGATTTAGTGTCAAATAGAGAATTATTAATTGATGGTTTTCTCTTTGATGATTTATCATTATCTATAATAAATAAGATCAAATCAAAATCTAATAAATTCCTAAACGAATTGTATAAAAATCCACAATTAATTAAGACAAATCTTTTACCCAAGACAAACAAAATTAAAAAAGAAAATGGTATAGAATATAAGGTAAGGGCATCGAAAGGAAAGGATATAAATCTAAACCTACAAATTGAAGATACTGAACTCAAAACATTATCTTTTGATAAATTCAAAGTTTCTTTTGAAAAAATATATGGAGGTTATATAAATGGCAATTTCTCACAATTAGATGTTTTGGAACCAAATTTTATAACAACCGAGGGTATATCATATTTTGAGTTTAATAATAAATTAGAGGCTGAAAATTTCATATATTTTCTAAATACAAAATTTTCTAAATATCTAAGGTTGATTAAGCAATATGATAGAAGTTTTACAAGTATGATTTTCAGTTATATACCTGTTTTAGATTTTAATAAAAAATGGACAGATGAACTTCTATTTGATTATTTTGGTCTAACAGAAGAAGAAAGAAACATAGTTTTAAACTATGATAAAAAATAA
- a CDS encoding nucleotide exchange factor GrpE, protein MEVNEIKENKEENVDLSKENVKEDKEENVDLSKENKKKEASTLLSKKKKKYEKLNNEILKLQQEIENLIEKYKESNDKYLRLSADFDNYKKRILKEKSDLLKYGGEMVLTNLISILDDFERAQNFIKNSNDIEGIKQGIDLINTKFHEFMKQQGIKEIESKNIEFNTDFHEAITRLPAPSEEMKGKVIDVIQKGYMLHDKVIRFAKVIIGE, encoded by the coding sequence ATGGAAGTAAACGAAATAAAAGAGAATAAAGAAGAAAATGTTGATTTGTCGAAAGAAAATGTAAAAGAGGATAAAGAAGAAAATGTTGATTTGTCGAAAGAAAATAAAAAAAAGGAAGCAAGTACTTTGTTATCTAAGAAAAAGAAAAAATACGAAAAATTAAATAATGAAATATTAAAGCTACAGCAAGAAATTGAAAATTTGATAGAAAAGTATAAAGAATCTAATGATAAATATTTACGTTTATCTGCTGATTTCGATAATTATAAAAAACGTATATTAAAAGAAAAATCAGATCTGCTAAAATATGGAGGTGAAATGGTTTTAACAAACTTGATTTCTATTCTTGACGATTTTGAAAGAGCTCAAAATTTTATAAAAAATAGCAATGATATAGAAGGAATTAAACAAGGTATTGATTTAATAAACACCAAATTTCATGAATTTATGAAACAACAAGGAATTAAAGAAATTGAATCAAAAAATATCGAATTTAATACTGATTTTCATGAAGCAATAACTCGTTTGCCAGCTCCAAGCGAAGAAATGAAAGGTAAAGTTATTGATGTGATTCAAAAAGGTTATATGCTTCATGATAAAGTTATTCGATTTGCTAAAGTAATAATAGGAGAATAA
- a CDS encoding DUF4209 domain-containing protein produces the protein MDKRHLDLNYINELKEKSKTDENSLRELLKIQEIGKSSLIEISHEFEIPVKPYIDSLNIYKNNNITNFYCRKIVEEYSNLLKNTDSKKYEKTSIDHFSVFDYSSMSNINESFNKIIEKKLIKQYYTSIFSILFDNIDDLTINESVSDSIGKTILETFNKSKKENDWISINMVSLKLIEPLVRELFIKNNWLYKKSNLKNKTLGELLDSPNFRDKYPNICNGLKMILCDYLGLNLRNSEFHNLTENSSNPIITKISFICISSILDLFEDINIEKYYKISKSKIETNDYKPLKNDINSHLEAINYIQWEFMSDRKDPRIDKVFSDICIPNGVNQKELDIDFSKYSVEEFLKEIMKLKN, from the coding sequence GTGGATAAAAGACATTTAGATTTAAATTATATAAATGAATTAAAAGAAAAATCAAAAACAGATGAAAACTCTTTAAGAGAGTTATTGAAAATACAAGAAATTGGTAAATCATCATTAATTGAAATTAGTCATGAATTTGAAATTCCAGTTAAGCCATACATAGATTCACTAAACATCTATAAAAATAACAATATCACAAATTTTTATTGTAGAAAAATAGTAGAAGAATATAGTAATCTACTTAAAAATACTGATTCAAAGAAATATGAAAAGACTTCTATAGACCACTTTTCTGTATTTGACTATTCATCAATGTCCAATATAAATGAATCATTCAATAAAATAATTGAAAAGAAGTTAATAAAGCAATATTATACTTCTATATTTAGTATTCTATTTGATAATATTGATGATCTAACAATAAATGAGTCTGTCTCGGATTCTATTGGGAAAACTATATTAGAAACCTTTAATAAATCAAAAAAGGAAAATGATTGGATATCAATTAATATGGTGTCATTAAAACTAATTGAACCATTAGTTAGAGAGTTGTTTATTAAAAATAACTGGTTATATAAGAAGTCAAATCTAAAAAATAAGACACTTGGTGAATTATTGGACTCACCCAATTTTAGAGATAAATATCCAAACATATGTAATGGATTGAAAATGATTCTATGTGATTATTTAGGACTTAACCTTAGAAATAGTGAGTTTCATAATTTAACAGAAAACTCTTCCAATCCAATTATAACTAAGATTTCATTTATTTGTATATCATCAATTTTAGACTTATTTGAAGATATTAATATTGAGAAGTATTATAAGATTTCAAAATCAAAAATTGAAACAAATGATTATAAACCACTAAAAAATGATATAAATTCTCATTTAGAAGCAATAAACTATATACAATGGGAATTTATGTCAGATAGAAAAGATCCAAGAATAGATAAAGTATTCTCAGATATTTGTATTCCAAATGGTGTTAATCAAAAAGAACTTGATATTGATTTTTCTAAATACTCAGTAGAAGAATTTCTTAAAGAAATTATGAAGTTGAAGAATTAA
- the dnaJ gene encoding molecular chaperone DnaJ produces the protein MTKRDYYDVLDISKNATKEEIKKAYRKKALQYHPDRNPGDKDAEEKFKEAAEAYDVLSDDEKRRRYDQFGHAGVGSSAASSGFGGFDIEDIFSRFGDIFGDFGFGGFGGFSGFGHRTSRQKVNKGTNLRIKVKLTLQEIATGVEKKIKVKKLVQCTTCNGTGAKDNHSYRECSTCNGQGYITRITRTILGQMQSTSPCPTCNGEGRIITSKCNKCAGEGVVHDEEIININIPAGVSKGMQLSLSGKGNAAHHGGIPGDLIILIEEEKHPDYIRENNNLIYNLIISIPQAIFGNTIEIPLIEGGKVKVKIDPGTNSGKLLRIKGKGLPEFQGYGYGDLIVRVIVYIPTNISKDECRILEKLENSERFKPENAKKDKNFLEHFKKYFS, from the coding sequence ATGACAAAACGAGATTATTATGATGTATTAGATATATCTAAAAATGCTACTAAAGAAGAAATAAAAAAAGCATATCGTAAAAAAGCACTGCAATACCATCCAGATAGAAATCCGGGAGATAAAGATGCTGAAGAGAAATTTAAAGAGGCAGCAGAAGCTTACGATGTGTTGAGTGATGACGAAAAACGCCGTCGTTACGATCAATTTGGCCATGCTGGAGTAGGAAGCAGTGCAGCAAGCAGTGGATTTGGTGGTTTTGACATAGAAGATATTTTTAGCAGATTTGGCGATATTTTTGGTGATTTTGGTTTTGGTGGATTTGGCGGATTTAGCGGTTTTGGACATAGAACTTCACGTCAAAAGGTTAATAAGGGTACCAATCTGCGAATTAAGGTTAAACTTACCTTACAAGAGATTGCTACTGGAGTAGAGAAAAAAATAAAGGTCAAAAAACTTGTTCAATGTACAACCTGTAATGGTACAGGAGCTAAAGATAATCATTCATATAGAGAATGTTCAACATGCAATGGTCAAGGTTATATAACAAGGATTACTCGAACCATATTGGGACAAATGCAATCTACTTCTCCTTGTCCTACATGTAATGGAGAAGGCAGAATTATAACTTCCAAATGTAATAAATGTGCGGGTGAAGGTGTAGTTCACGATGAAGAAATAATAAATATCAACATACCAGCAGGTGTATCAAAAGGGATGCAGCTTTCGTTATCAGGAAAAGGAAATGCTGCACATCATGGTGGAATACCAGGTGATTTAATAATTTTAATAGAAGAAGAAAAACACCCCGATTATATAAGAGAAAATAATAATTTAATTTATAATTTAATCATTTCAATTCCTCAGGCAATTTTTGGAAATACGATAGAAATTCCATTGATTGAAGGAGGAAAGGTAAAAGTAAAAATTGACCCTGGAACTAATTCAGGCAAGTTATTGCGAATTAAAGGTAAAGGATTACCAGAATTTCAAGGTTATGGATACGGCGATTTGATTGTTCGTGTTATAGTTTATATACCAACCAATATTTCAAAAGATGAATGTAGAATATTAGAAAAACTTGAAAATTCGGAAAGATTTAAACCCGAAAATGCTAAAAAAGATAAAAACTTTTTAGAACATTTTAAGAAGTATTTTTCATAA